The Corynebacterium poyangense genome includes a window with the following:
- a CDS encoding aspartate:alanine exchanger family transporter, which yields MDFLINNELLALTAVMAVGLALGRIKIFGLRLGAAAVLFVGLGLSTIEPEISIPAIVYVIGLALFVYAIGLASGPAFFSSLKKTGLRNNALALSVIFLTAVATFGLVKLFGINASAGAGAFTGAMTNTPAMAAVVDTLPSLIKDTEQLHIVSEIPVISYSLAYPLGVLIVIVSVALGAKIFNIDHRKEAEEAGVAEQALYSHLLKITHPNPPSVFDIPKVLGVEVIISRVERNGVQFVPGAGERLDVGDIVTIVGPQADLEVAQHELGEIIEGNPYHDGSLDYRRIFVSSPEVVGIPLRVLSRMKPGMLITRVRRGDDDLVASSDMTLQLGDRVRVVAEHDQIKNLTKFFGDSYKRLSDVNLLPLVLGLVLGILLGMVAIPLPGGAALKLGNAGGPLVVGLILGAMTRTGKFLWQIPYGASLTIQQLGMTLFLAAIGTTAGAGFRQALSDPSSLSIIAAGAIITLIVSLFTLVLGYKVFKIPFGEVSGILAGTQTQPAVLSYVSESARNELPARGYTSVYPISMIGKIIAAQMLVFLLI from the coding sequence GTGGACTTCCTGATCAACAATGAGTTACTGGCGCTCACCGCCGTGATGGCAGTGGGGCTGGCACTGGGCAGAATCAAAATCTTCGGCCTTCGCTTAGGCGCAGCAGCCGTATTATTCGTGGGTTTGGGTCTTTCTACCATCGAACCTGAAATCTCTATTCCCGCAATTGTCTACGTCATTGGACTAGCGCTTTTCGTATATGCCATCGGTTTAGCGTCCGGTCCGGCGTTTTTTAGTTCTCTGAAGAAGACAGGCCTCAGGAATAATGCCCTGGCCTTATCGGTTATCTTTCTTACCGCGGTGGCAACTTTCGGCCTCGTAAAGCTGTTCGGCATTAATGCTTCCGCCGGTGCCGGTGCTTTTACTGGCGCTATGACAAACACCCCGGCGATGGCAGCGGTAGTAGATACCTTGCCGTCCTTAATTAAAGACACTGAGCAGCTTCATATTGTCTCAGAAATCCCGGTCATTTCCTATTCTCTGGCGTATCCGCTGGGCGTTTTGATTGTCATTGTGTCGGTGGCCTTAGGTGCGAAGATTTTCAATATTGATCACCGAAAAGAAGCAGAGGAAGCCGGCGTCGCTGAACAAGCGTTGTATAGCCACCTCTTGAAAATCACTCACCCCAACCCTCCTTCAGTTTTTGACATTCCCAAAGTGTTGGGGGTGGAAGTCATTATCTCCCGGGTTGAACGCAATGGGGTTCAGTTTGTCCCTGGCGCAGGTGAACGCCTTGATGTGGGCGATATTGTTACTATCGTTGGCCCTCAAGCTGACTTAGAAGTAGCCCAGCATGAACTTGGCGAAATCATCGAAGGAAACCCCTATCATGATGGGTCATTGGATTATCGACGTATCTTCGTCTCCTCCCCGGAGGTGGTCGGAATTCCGCTTCGAGTCTTGAGCCGAATGAAACCCGGGATGCTAATAACCCGGGTCCGCCGGGGCGATGATGATTTGGTAGCGAGCTCCGACATGACCCTACAGCTAGGTGACCGGGTCCGTGTTGTCGCTGAGCATGATCAGATCAAGAATCTCACTAAGTTTTTTGGCGACTCTTACAAGCGACTCTCAGACGTCAACCTTCTCCCACTAGTTCTGGGTCTGGTGCTCGGGATTTTACTGGGCATGGTGGCTATCCCCCTTCCGGGTGGAGCTGCGCTGAAGTTGGGTAATGCTGGGGGCCCGCTCGTCGTCGGACTAATCCTTGGCGCTATGACCCGGACTGGAAAGTTTCTTTGGCAGATCCCCTACGGGGCTAGCTTGACCATCCAACAGCTCGGTATGACGCTTTTCCTCGCCGCTATCGGAACCACTGCTGGTGCTGGGTTCCGCCAGGCGCTATCTGATCCTTCGTCGCTATCTATCATCGCGGCGGGAGCCATCATAACCCTTATAGTTTCCCTTTTTACGCTGGTCCTAGGCTACAAGGTTTTCAAAATCCCCTTTGGTGAGGTTTCGGGCATTTTAGCTGGAACGCAAACTCAACCGGCGGTATTAAGCTACGTATCTGAATCGGCTCGGAATGAACTCCCAGCCCGAGGATATACGTCGGTTTATCCCATCTCGATGATCGGCAAAATTATTGCTGCGCAGATGCTGGTGTTCTTGTTGATATAG
- the lipA gene encoding lipoyl synthase, translated as MTIAPEGRKLLRIEQRNSQTPIESKPRWIKTAVRTGPEYRDMKNRVSGASLHTVCQEAGCPNIHECWESREATFLIGGANCSRRCDFCQINSARPEPLDRDEPRRVAESVKEMGLNYSTITGVTRDDLEDEGAWLYAEVVRQIHQLNPHTGVENLVPDFSGKPDLLAQVFESEPEVFAHNLETVPRIFRRIRPAFRYERSLDVIRQARDYGLITKSNLILGMGETAEEIQSALVDLHDAGCDIITITQYLRPGPMYHPIDRWVKPEEFIEHRDFAKEIGFAAVMAGPLVRSSYRAGRLYAEAMAFHGRPLPDHLQHLEETSRQGTTAQEASTLLDKYGPSAETPVSPAGHGAGRS; from the coding sequence GTGACTATCGCACCGGAAGGACGAAAGCTGCTAAGAATTGAGCAGCGTAACTCCCAAACCCCTATTGAAAGCAAACCACGCTGGATTAAAACTGCAGTGCGGACTGGGCCTGAATACCGGGATATGAAAAACCGGGTTTCCGGGGCGTCGCTGCATACGGTATGTCAGGAGGCTGGCTGCCCTAACATCCATGAATGCTGGGAGTCTCGTGAAGCTACGTTCTTAATCGGCGGCGCCAATTGCTCCCGGCGATGCGATTTTTGCCAGATTAACTCCGCGCGGCCAGAACCCCTTGACCGGGATGAGCCTCGACGAGTAGCCGAAAGCGTCAAGGAGATGGGGTTAAACTACTCCACTATCACCGGGGTCACTCGAGATGATTTAGAAGATGAGGGCGCTTGGCTTTATGCCGAAGTCGTCCGCCAGATCCATCAATTGAACCCACACACTGGGGTGGAAAATCTGGTCCCGGACTTTTCCGGCAAACCCGACCTCTTAGCGCAGGTTTTTGAATCTGAGCCTGAGGTTTTTGCGCACAACCTAGAAACAGTTCCGCGGATTTTCCGACGTATCCGCCCGGCATTCCGCTATGAACGATCACTTGATGTCATCCGCCAAGCCCGAGACTATGGCTTGATCACAAAATCCAACCTCATTTTGGGAATGGGAGAAACCGCGGAGGAGATCCAATCCGCCTTGGTGGACCTTCACGACGCAGGCTGCGACATCATTACCATCACCCAGTATCTGCGCCCTGGTCCGATGTATCACCCCATTGATCGGTGGGTGAAACCCGAAGAGTTTATTGAACACCGGGATTTTGCGAAGGAAATTGGCTTTGCTGCAGTCATGGCTGGGCCTTTGGTTCGATCTTCCTATCGCGCCGGGCGGCTTTATGCTGAAGCGATGGCGTTTCATGGACGCCCGCTGCCGGATCATCTTCAGCACTTGGAAGAGACATCTCGGCAAGGAACGACCGCCCAGGAGGCTTCTACCCTGCTCGATAAATATGGACCTTCTGCGGAAACTCCGGTGAGTCCCGCAGGTCACGGGGCCGGACGTTCTTAA
- the gcvH gene encoding glycine cleavage system protein GcvH encodes MATLPDNYSYSEDHEWIDARPDDAAGATVKVGITSVATERLGEVVFAELPEVGDEVTAGEPCGEVESTKSVSDIFSPVSGTVTAVNDAIHDDYSIINSDPYGEGWLFEVEVEEPGPLMDADDYAEANGVD; translated from the coding sequence ATGGCTACTTTGCCCGACAACTACTCTTATTCTGAGGACCACGAGTGGATTGACGCTCGGCCAGATGATGCAGCTGGAGCCACCGTCAAGGTGGGAATCACCTCGGTAGCAACCGAGCGCCTCGGCGAGGTTGTCTTCGCTGAACTCCCGGAAGTAGGAGACGAGGTGACCGCCGGTGAACCCTGCGGTGAAGTGGAATCCACCAAATCAGTATCGGACATTTTCTCACCGGTCAGCGGAACCGTCACCGCTGTTAACGATGCCATTCATGATGACTATTCGATCATCAACTCTGATCCCTACGGAGAAGGCTGGCTGTTTGAGGTCGAAGTTGAAGAACCCGGCCCCCTGATGGATGCCGATGACTACGCCGAAGCTAACGGTGTTGACTAA
- the lipB gene encoding lipoyl(octanoyl) transferase LipB encodes MTAPRKPFFPAEECIRAVGDAELDIQKLGIVDYLDAWHLQADLAAQRAKDDIPDTVLVLEHPNIYTAGKRTQPEDRPTNGLPVINVDRGGRITWHGLGQMVVYPIIKLADPVDVVDYVRRLEEALIYVCRQVGLDHAGRIDGRSGVWLPADHDRPDRKLAAIGIRITRGVTMHGVALNCNNTLEYYHHIVPCGISDAGVSTLSEELQREVKVDEIADIFLHALREVLSGRMTVADHTLGCAPDPCKGLPRRT; translated from the coding sequence ATGACTGCTCCAAGAAAACCTTTCTTTCCAGCAGAGGAATGTATCCGCGCTGTAGGCGACGCCGAACTGGACATTCAGAAGCTGGGAATAGTTGATTACCTTGATGCCTGGCACCTCCAAGCTGATTTAGCTGCTCAACGCGCTAAGGATGACATCCCCGACACAGTCTTAGTATTGGAACATCCCAATATCTATACTGCCGGCAAACGCACCCAACCAGAAGATCGCCCCACTAATGGGTTACCGGTCATTAATGTTGACCGCGGAGGAAGAATAACTTGGCATGGCCTAGGCCAGATGGTGGTTTATCCCATTATTAAACTTGCTGACCCCGTTGACGTGGTTGATTATGTCCGACGCCTGGAAGAGGCGTTGATTTACGTGTGCCGCCAGGTCGGCCTAGACCACGCTGGACGAATTGACGGCCGTTCCGGAGTGTGGCTACCGGCTGACCACGACCGTCCTGACCGCAAGTTAGCTGCAATTGGTATTCGTATTACTCGCGGCGTGACAATGCACGGTGTAGCGCTGAATTGTAATAACACCTTGGAGTACTACCACCATATTGTGCCCTGTGGGATTTCCGACGCCGGGGTGAGTACCCTCAGCGAAGAACTACAACGAGAGGTCAAGGTAGATGAGATTGCGGATATCTTCCTTCACGCTCTCCGGGAAGTGCTGAGCGGCCGGATGACAGTGGCCGATCATACGTTAGGCTGTGCCCCAGATCCCTGTAAGGGACTGCCCCGTCGAACCTAG
- the gcvT gene encoding glycine cleavage system aminomethyltransferase GcvT has protein sequence MSRITALYQEHEAAGATFTDFGGWTMPLKYGNELDEHRAVRTAAGLFDLSHMGELRVRGPEAARFLDRALISQLSALKVGRAKYSMILNTDGGIIDDLITYRLGEEDFLVVPNAGNKDAVLSAFTEIAEGLNVSIDDETETTTLIAVQGPSSAELLKQLLDQDSAAEIDSLRYYAWTKVSFLDAKLSGMHILAARTGYTGEDGFELYIADNAEAARTIWSLFRELDVTCCGLAARDSLRLEAGMPLYGNELTTTTSPVDAGLKVLIAKEKDEPFQGQEAVSARPEPQRVLVGLQGEGRRAARHGAILYDAAGTKVGVVTSGQLSPTLGYPIALAYLDKELKDPGNKLEADIRGRRYPYEVIATPFYRRDK, from the coding sequence ATGAGTCGAATCACCGCGCTTTATCAAGAACATGAAGCGGCTGGGGCAACTTTCACCGATTTCGGCGGCTGGACTATGCCCCTGAAATACGGCAATGAGCTTGATGAACATCGAGCAGTACGTACGGCAGCAGGTTTATTTGATCTCTCCCACATGGGAGAGCTCCGAGTGCGTGGACCAGAGGCGGCACGCTTTTTAGATCGGGCACTTATTTCTCAGTTGTCCGCTTTGAAAGTAGGCCGAGCTAAATACTCCATGATCTTGAATACCGACGGTGGGATCATCGATGACTTGATTACCTATCGTCTTGGCGAAGAAGACTTCCTGGTAGTACCCAACGCTGGAAATAAAGACGCGGTCTTGTCTGCTTTCACGGAGATAGCTGAGGGACTCAATGTCAGCATCGATGATGAAACTGAAACGACCACGCTTATCGCTGTTCAAGGTCCTTCCTCCGCGGAGTTACTCAAGCAACTCCTAGACCAAGACAGCGCCGCAGAAATTGATTCCCTTCGCTACTACGCATGGACAAAAGTGAGCTTCCTAGATGCCAAGCTCTCAGGGATGCACATTCTTGCGGCTCGCACCGGATACACCGGTGAGGACGGCTTCGAGCTGTATATCGCCGATAACGCTGAAGCCGCTCGCACCATTTGGTCTCTATTCCGTGAACTCGATGTGACGTGCTGTGGCTTAGCTGCACGCGATTCTCTTCGCCTAGAAGCCGGAATGCCACTGTATGGCAATGAGCTGACAACGACGACCAGTCCTGTTGATGCTGGGTTGAAAGTGCTCATTGCGAAAGAAAAGGATGAGCCGTTCCAAGGCCAAGAAGCAGTATCGGCACGGCCAGAACCACAGCGGGTACTCGTCGGACTTCAAGGGGAAGGTCGACGCGCGGCGCGCCACGGCGCAATCCTTTATGATGCTGCGGGCACTAAGGTTGGTGTGGTAACTTCAGGTCAGTTATCCCCCACCCTGGGGTATCCCATTGCCCTTGCTTACCTGGATAAAGAGCTAAAAGATCCGGGAAACAAGCTTGAAGCAGATATTCGTGGTAGGCGTTACCCATACGAAGTTATCGCGACGCCGTTTTATCGTCGTGATAAATAG
- the gcvP gene encoding aminomethyl-transferring glycine dehydrogenase, with amino-acid sequence MLSALGYKDLDSLLDAAVPAGIRENGIPHLAPALSEADAQQRLRAYADRNKVLRSYYGQGYYDTITPPVIRRGILENPAWYTAYTPYQPEISQGRLEALLNFQTMVSELTGLPIANASLLDEASATAEAVGLMSRAKRKGRRVLLDSRLHPQVLNVATKRAQALELEVVTEDLSAGLVGEDLIGVVLAYPGTEGDIQDLRPIIDAVHERGGLATVVTDLLALQLLESPGALGADISVGSSQRFGVPLFFGGPHAAFMSVTEQLKRQLPGRLVGVSVDAEGNPAYRLALQTREQHIRRERATSNICTAQALLAVTASMYAVYHGPSGLKAIAKRVHDLAASFAQALETVPGVSLRHDSFFDTVTVNVPGRAEEIRATLAQAGYLIRIIDADTVSVSFGESATWGDVSVLADAFASGLVVPTPSSATSSRIPENIQRSTPTLEHPIFSSVHSETQMLRYMRLLSDKDLALDRTMIPLGSCTMKLNPTAGMEPISWPGFADIHPYAPEEYTQGWRELIVELEGWLAEVTGYAKVSVQPNSGAQGELAGLLAIRAYHVANGDSQRDICIIPQSAHGTNAASAALAHLRVVVVATAADGSIDLDDLEAKLAKHGDQVAAAMITYPSTHGVFEDTVQTVCRRIHEVGGQVYIDGANLNALAGLARPGVFGGDVSHLNLHKTFTIPHGGGGPGVGPVCVAEHLIPFLPGDPNQANSGAISATQFGSAGVLPITWAYLAMTGAEGLAQATAHAILGANYLAHGLKDSFPILYTGAQGLVAHECIVDLRELTKQSEVTAADVAKRLIDFGFHAPTLAFPVAGTLMVEPTESEDLAELDRFIEAMRTIRKEIQDIIDGAVAYEESVIHHAPFTAAAIGADEWNYSFSRQEAAWPVPGLYRAKYFPAVRRIDEAYGDRNLVCSCPPPEAFELDHQD; translated from the coding sequence ATGCTATCCGCACTTGGGTATAAGGATTTAGATTCCCTTCTCGACGCCGCCGTCCCCGCTGGAATTCGAGAAAATGGTATCCCTCACTTAGCCCCTGCGCTCAGCGAGGCCGATGCCCAACAACGCCTGCGAGCATATGCTGATCGCAATAAAGTTCTTCGGTCTTACTATGGACAGGGCTACTATGACACGATCACGCCTCCGGTGATCCGACGTGGCATTCTCGAAAATCCTGCCTGGTACACGGCCTATACACCGTATCAGCCAGAAATCTCTCAAGGCCGCCTTGAAGCTCTCCTGAACTTTCAAACGATGGTTAGTGAACTTACCGGCCTGCCCATCGCCAACGCCTCGCTACTCGATGAAGCATCCGCCACGGCAGAGGCCGTTGGGCTCATGTCTCGCGCCAAGCGAAAGGGACGTCGCGTTCTTCTTGATTCCCGACTTCACCCTCAGGTACTCAATGTGGCGACAAAACGCGCCCAGGCTCTAGAACTTGAGGTCGTCACCGAAGACCTCTCCGCAGGTCTTGTGGGTGAAGATCTCATTGGTGTGGTCTTAGCTTATCCCGGCACAGAAGGCGATATTCAAGACCTCCGCCCCATTATCGACGCCGTACACGAACGAGGCGGATTAGCAACCGTCGTCACCGATCTCCTAGCATTACAGCTTCTCGAATCACCCGGTGCGCTAGGAGCAGATATTTCGGTCGGTTCCTCTCAGCGCTTCGGCGTACCGCTCTTCTTCGGCGGCCCCCATGCCGCCTTTATGTCAGTCACTGAACAATTAAAACGCCAATTACCTGGCCGTTTAGTTGGCGTTTCGGTTGACGCCGAAGGAAATCCAGCGTATCGCTTAGCCCTTCAAACTCGGGAACAACATATCCGCCGCGAACGGGCTACCTCAAATATCTGCACCGCTCAAGCTCTTCTCGCAGTCACCGCCTCCATGTATGCGGTGTATCACGGCCCTTCCGGTCTTAAAGCAATTGCCAAACGAGTTCATGATCTTGCCGCTTCTTTCGCGCAGGCCCTAGAAACTGTCCCTGGGGTTTCTCTTCGCCATGACTCCTTCTTCGATACCGTCACCGTCAACGTCCCAGGGCGGGCAGAAGAAATCCGCGCTACTTTAGCTCAAGCTGGGTACTTGATTCGAATAATCGACGCAGATACTGTCTCAGTGTCCTTTGGGGAATCAGCAACCTGGGGCGACGTCAGCGTCTTGGCTGATGCCTTCGCCTCTGGTTTAGTGGTCCCGACGCCTTCCTCCGCTACTAGCTCGCGGATTCCAGAAAATATCCAGCGCTCCACCCCCACCTTGGAACATCCCATTTTCTCCTCGGTACATTCAGAAACACAGATGTTGCGCTACATGCGGCTACTTTCTGACAAGGATCTAGCTTTGGATCGCACCATGATTCCGCTGGGGTCATGCACCATGAAATTGAACCCCACCGCAGGTATGGAACCTATTAGTTGGCCTGGTTTTGCCGACATTCACCCCTACGCTCCAGAAGAGTACACCCAAGGGTGGCGGGAACTTATTGTAGAGTTAGAAGGGTGGCTAGCCGAGGTTACCGGCTATGCCAAAGTATCGGTTCAACCAAACTCTGGTGCCCAAGGAGAGTTGGCTGGACTATTAGCCATCCGCGCCTATCATGTCGCCAATGGTGATAGCCAGCGAGATATTTGCATTATTCCGCAATCTGCCCACGGCACCAACGCCGCCTCGGCTGCCCTAGCGCATTTGCGGGTCGTCGTCGTTGCGACAGCCGCCGATGGCAGCATAGATCTTGATGATTTGGAAGCCAAGCTAGCAAAGCACGGCGATCAAGTTGCAGCCGCTATGATCACCTATCCTTCCACCCACGGTGTTTTCGAAGACACGGTTCAGACTGTGTGCCGTCGAATCCACGAAGTTGGCGGACAGGTCTATATCGATGGGGCAAACCTGAACGCCTTAGCTGGCCTTGCTCGTCCTGGTGTTTTTGGCGGCGATGTCTCTCACCTCAATCTCCACAAAACCTTCACCATCCCTCATGGTGGTGGTGGACCCGGTGTTGGGCCGGTTTGCGTGGCAGAACATCTCATCCCCTTCTTGCCTGGGGATCCTAATCAAGCTAACTCTGGGGCAATCTCTGCTACTCAATTCGGCAGCGCCGGAGTGCTTCCTATCACCTGGGCATACTTGGCAATGACAGGTGCCGAGGGATTAGCCCAAGCCACCGCCCATGCCATCTTAGGAGCCAATTATTTGGCACACGGTCTCAAAGATTCTTTCCCGATTCTCTATACCGGAGCACAAGGCCTCGTAGCCCACGAATGCATTGTGGATCTGCGAGAATTAACGAAACAGTCAGAGGTCACCGCCGCTGATGTTGCCAAGCGGTTGATTGACTTCGGTTTCCACGCTCCTACCCTAGCGTTCCCCGTTGCCGGAACCTTGATGGTGGAGCCCACGGAATCAGAAGATCTCGCTGAACTAGATCGTTTCATCGAGGCCATGCGCACCATCCGGAAAGAAATTCAAGACATCATCGACGGCGCAGTGGCCTACGAAGAATCAGTAATCCACCACGCCCCATTTACCGCAGCCGCTATTGGTGCTGATGAGTGGAACTACTCTTTCAGTCGGCAAGAAGCAGCCTGGCCAGTTCCAGGGCTATACCGGGCGAAGTACTTCCCTGCTGTCCGCCGTATTGATGAGGCCTACGGAGACCGTAATTTGGTGTGCTCCTGCCCACCGCCTGAGGCTTTCGAGCTAGATCATCAAGACTAA
- the sucB gene encoding 2-oxoglutarate dehydrogenase, E2 component, dihydrolipoamide succinyltransferase — translation MAFSVEMPELGESVTEGTITQWLKEVGDTVEQDEPLLEVSTDKVDTEIPAPTSGVLLEIKAEEDDTVDVGEVIAIIGDKDEASPAQKDSQEPQEEEESSEDSADSSAADDSGDATDVEMPELGESVTEGTITQWLKEVGDKVEVDEPLLEVSTDKVDTEIPSPVAGTLLEILADEDDTVDVGEVIARIGSGSAPKKETPKKEEERDIPSEEAIKEAESKDSNDTVDEAKDSADSSAADDSGDATDVEMPELGESVTEGTITQWLKEVGDKVEVDEPLLEVSTDKVDTEIPSPVAGTLLEILADEDDTVDVGEVIARIGSGSAPKKEEAPKEEAPKAEEPKKEPKEEKAEPKEDSAQSAKVPYVTPLVRKLADKHGVDLTTIKGTGVGGRIRKQDVLAAAQGEDAESAAPQESAPRSAASTKSVDPEKAKLRGTTQRVNRIREITAKKTVESLQTSAQLTQLHEVDMTRIAELRKAHKPAFKEKHGVNLTYLPFFVKAAVEALVSHPNVNASYNAETKEMTYHESVNMAIAVDTPAGLLSPVIHNAQDMSLPELAKAIVDLADRARNSKLKPNDLAGGTFTITNIGSEGALSDTPILVPPQAGIMGTGAIVKRPVVVTDDGIDSIAIRQMVYLPLTYDHQIVDGADAGRFMTTIKDRLETANFEGDLEL, via the coding sequence ATGGCGTTCTCCGTTGAGATGCCCGAGCTGGGCGAGTCTGTCACCGAGGGTACGATTACCCAGTGGCTCAAGGAGGTCGGTGACACAGTAGAGCAGGATGAACCCTTGCTCGAAGTCTCCACTGACAAAGTTGACACCGAAATCCCTGCCCCTACCTCTGGTGTTTTGCTTGAGATTAAAGCCGAGGAAGATGACACCGTCGACGTCGGTGAAGTGATAGCCATTATTGGTGATAAAGACGAAGCCTCTCCTGCTCAGAAGGACTCTCAGGAACCTCAAGAAGAGGAGGAATCATCCGAGGATTCCGCTGATAGTTCCGCTGCTGACGACTCCGGTGACGCCACCGACGTCGAAATGCCTGAGCTCGGCGAGTCCGTCACCGAAGGCACCATTACCCAGTGGCTTAAAGAAGTAGGCGACAAAGTCGAGGTTGACGAACCTCTCCTGGAAGTTTCCACCGACAAAGTTGACACCGAAATCCCGTCCCCCGTCGCCGGTACTCTCCTCGAAATCCTCGCCGACGAAGACGACACCGTCGACGTAGGCGAAGTAATCGCCCGCATCGGATCCGGCTCCGCCCCCAAGAAGGAAACCCCCAAGAAAGAAGAAGAGCGGGATATTCCTTCTGAGGAAGCTATCAAAGAAGCTGAGTCCAAAGACAGCAATGACACCGTCGACGAGGCTAAGGATTCAGCTGATAGTTCCGCTGCTGACGACTCCGGTGACGCCACCGACGTCGAAATGCCTGAGCTCGGCGAGTCCGTCACCGAAGGCACCATTACCCAGTGGCTTAAAGAAGTAGGCGACAAAGTCGAGGTTGACGAACCTCTCCTGGAAGTTTCCACCGACAAAGTTGACACCGAAATCCCGTCCCCCGTCGCCGGTACTCTCCTCGAAATCCTCGCCGACGAAGACGACACCGTCGACGTAGGCGAAGTAATCGCCCGCATCGGATCCGGCTCCGCCCCCAAGAAAGAAGAGGCCCCGAAGGAGGAAGCCCCGAAGGCTGAAGAGCCGAAGAAAGAGCCCAAGGAAGAAAAGGCTGAGCCGAAGGAAGATTCAGCACAGTCTGCCAAGGTCCCTTATGTCACCCCCTTGGTTCGTAAATTGGCCGATAAACATGGGGTTGATCTCACTACTATTAAGGGCACTGGGGTTGGCGGACGCATCCGTAAACAAGATGTCCTTGCTGCGGCTCAGGGAGAAGACGCTGAGAGTGCGGCTCCGCAAGAATCTGCACCGCGGTCTGCTGCTTCCACTAAGTCGGTAGATCCGGAGAAAGCTAAACTGCGTGGAACCACCCAGCGAGTCAACCGAATCCGCGAAATCACAGCGAAGAAGACTGTGGAGTCTTTGCAAACTTCCGCTCAGCTCACCCAGCTGCATGAAGTAGATATGACTCGGATTGCCGAACTGCGTAAGGCTCATAAGCCAGCCTTCAAAGAGAAGCATGGTGTGAATTTGACTTACTTGCCTTTCTTTGTGAAGGCTGCAGTTGAGGCTTTGGTTTCTCATCCCAACGTCAATGCGTCCTATAACGCAGAGACCAAGGAAATGACCTACCACGAGTCAGTGAATATGGCGATTGCCGTGGATACCCCGGCTGGATTATTAAGCCCAGTTATCCACAATGCTCAAGATATGTCTCTTCCTGAACTAGCTAAGGCAATTGTGGATCTGGCGGACCGGGCGCGCAATAGCAAGCTCAAGCCGAATGACTTAGCGGGCGGAACTTTCACCATTACCAATATCGGTTCGGAAGGAGCACTATCCGATACCCCGATTTTGGTTCCACCACAGGCTGGAATTATGGGGACTGGCGCTATCGTTAAGCGACCGGTAGTTGTCACAGATGATGGGATCGATTCCATCGCTATCCGTCAGATGGTGTATTTGCCGCTGACCTATGATCACCAAATTGTTGATGGTGCTGATGCTGGCCGGTTCATGACCACGATTAAAGATCGTCTAGAAACTGCCAATTTCGAAGGAGATTTAGAGCTTTAA
- a CDS encoding DUF4191 domain-containing protein — translation MADAKKAKAADKAARKEERAAKKARRKQTRSQLWQAFKLQKEHDKMLIPLMLLSVIGVALVFFLVGLLWNGQWFMLIMGIALGVMLAMFIFSRRLENSMYDRVGNEPGAAAWRLENLRNSMGVVWRTKTGVAATTHMDAVHRVIGIPGVVLVGEGAPHRLKPLMQQQRKRLTRLLADVPIHEIYVGDGEDQVPVKKLQNALIKLPRVYRKDDVYAIAAKVEAMDHVGANPNSPAGLPKGPLPKGAKMSGMNRRARRMSQRRGGQS, via the coding sequence ATGGCAGACGCGAAGAAGGCAAAAGCGGCCGATAAGGCCGCACGTAAAGAGGAACGTGCCGCAAAGAAGGCACGTCGCAAGCAAACCCGTAGTCAACTGTGGCAGGCCTTCAAACTGCAAAAAGAGCATGACAAAATGCTCATCCCGCTCATGCTGCTCTCAGTCATTGGCGTGGCTTTGGTGTTCTTCCTCGTGGGATTGTTGTGGAACGGCCAGTGGTTCATGCTCATTATGGGTATTGCCTTAGGTGTCATGCTGGCCATGTTCATCTTCTCCCGGCGGTTAGAAAACTCCATGTATGACCGGGTAGGAAATGAACCTGGTGCCGCAGCGTGGCGGCTAGAAAATCTCCGCAACAGCATGGGCGTGGTATGGCGCACGAAGACTGGTGTTGCTGCTACCACCCACATGGATGCTGTACACCGTGTGATCGGAATTCCAGGTGTAGTGCTAGTCGGAGAAGGCGCTCCCCACCGTCTCAAGCCGCTCATGCAGCAACAGCGGAAACGGTTAACCCGGTTGCTGGCTGATGTACCTATTCACGAGATTTATGTGGGTGATGGAGAAGACCAGGTTCCAGTAAAGAAGCTCCAAAATGCGCTCATTAAGTTGCCGCGGGTATATCGCAAGGACGATGTGTACGCTATAGCGGCGAAAGTAGAAGCCATGGACCATGTTGGGGCTAACCCGAACTCCCCAGCCGGTTTGCCTAAAGGCCCACTCCCTAAAGGCGCGAAAATGTCTGGGATGAATCGGCGAGCACGACGGATGAGCCAACGCCGAGGTGGCCAAAGTTAG